The genomic interval cagggacaggagcagagggcacggcctcaggttgggccagggcagggacaggggggatATTTGGGATAATTCCCTCATGGAAAGAGTGGCCAGGATGATAcatggaaggggctgcccagggaggtggtggcatccccacccctggaggtgttcagctggtgtgtgggtctggcacttggggacatggctgGGCAGTGAGAACACCAGTGCTGGGGGGATGGTTGGTCTTGCTGGTCTTGGAGCCTTTCCCGCCCTTCCCAACTCCCCGACTCCACACACCCCTTCGCCTGATGGAGCcatgaagggaagttctggccggGTGGGgcctggtctcttctcccaggcactcagcaacaggacaagggggcacgatgggctcaagctctgccaggggaaattgaagttggagatcaggaggaaattctttgcagagagggtgctcagggattggaatgtcctgcccagagagggggtggattccccatccctggaggtttttcagctgagcttggccgtggcactgagtgccatgatctggtaaagggactggagttggaccaagggttggacttgatgatctcggaggtcttttccaacccaatccattctatgtttctgtgattctatcctGTCCCGCagggcacccacagcacccagctCTACCTGCTGTGCCAGttctccctgggctgtggcatGTCCTGCGCCCTCACTTTCCTGCTGGAGGGGGCTCCTCACCGCAGCTCCAACCTGGCGCTGGCGGCGGGGCTGGCGGCGCTGCTGGCGCTGCAGTGCCGGCGCCTGGCACGGCACGTGTGTGCCCTGTACCACCTGCACAGCGAGGGGCAGTACTGCGGGATCTGCATCCTGCTGCTCGCCGCCGGGCACCGCATCCCGGCGCTGCTGCGCCGCGCCCTCGCCGTGGCCTTCGCCGTGGCCGACCTGGCGGCCGTCGAGCTCATCAACCGCGACTTCCTCTCGGCCGCCGAGGCCTTGCGGTTCTGGACGCCGCTCACCATCTGCTACGCCCTGCTGGTGGTCTACatgcagggtgggcagggggcaggggagggtggcactgcctgggggaGGCTGGAtatggggcagggtggggggtATATGAGGCATCCTGGGGGTGGATGGGGGGTAATATGAGGCATCTTGGGGGTGTATTGGGGGTATATGGGGCATCCTGGAGGTGGACGGGGGGTATGTGGGGCGTCGTGGTGGTCTATGGGGCATTTTGGGGGTGTATGGGGGGTATATGTGGCATTGTGGCAGTGCATGGGGCACTTGGGGGGGTGTATGGGGGGTATATGGGGCATCGTGGTGGTGTATTGGGGGTATATGGGGCATCCTGGGGGTGGACGGGGGGTATGTGGGGCATCGTGGTGGTCTGTGGGGCATTTTGGGGGTGTATGGGGGGTATATGTGGCATCCCGGGGGTGTGTGGGGGTATATGGGGCATCTTAGGGATGTATAGGGGGTGTATGGGGCATCCTGAGGGTGTATGGGGCATCTTAGGGGTGTATGGGGGGTATATGTGGCATTGTGGCAGTGCATGGGGCACTTGGGGGTGTATGGGGGGTATATGGGGCATCGTGGTGGTGTATGGGGGGTATATGAGGCATCTTGGGGGTGTATTGGGGGTATATGGGGCATCCTGGGGGTGGATGGGGGGTATGTGGGGCATCGTGGTGGTGTATGGGGCATTTTGGGGGTGTATGGGGGGTATATGTGGCATCCCGGGGGTGTGTGGGGGTATATGGGGCATCTTAGGGATGTATAGGGGGTGTATGGGGCATCCTGAGGGTGTATGGGGCATCTTAGGGGTGTATGGGGGGTATATGTGGCATTGTGGCAGTGCATGGGGCACTTGGGGGGATGCATGGGGGGTATATGGGGCATCTTGGGGGTGTATTGGGGGTATATGGGGCATCCTGGGGGTGGATGGGGGGTACGTGGGGCATTATGGTGGTCTGTGGTGCATTTTGGGGGTTTATGGGGGGTATATGTGGCATCCCGGGGGTGTGTGGGGGTATATGGGGCATCTTAGGGATGTATGGGGGGTATATGGGGCATCCTGAGGGTGTATGGGGCATCTTAGGGGTGTATGAGGGGTTTATGTGGCATTGTGGCAGTGCATGGGGCACTTGGGGGTATATGGGGCATCGTGGTGGTGTATGGGGGGTATATGGGGCATCTTGGGGGTGGATGGGGGGTATATGGGGCATCCTGAGGGTGTATGGGGAGTATGTGGGGCATCCTGGGGTGGATGGGGGGTATATAGCGCATCTTGGGGGTGTCTGGAGCATCTTAGGGGGTTTATGGGGGGTGTATGGGACATTCCGAGGGTGTATGGGTCATACCAGGGTTTATATGGGGGGTATATGGGGCATCCCAGGATTGTGTGGGGCATATATGGGGCATCCCATATATTTGGGGTGAAGAGAGGGCGTCAGAGGATGTGGCACCCTGTATGTGGGGTGATGTGGGGGTGTATGGGGCACCCTGGGGGTGTATGGTGGATATATGGGGCATCTCATTTATCTGGTTTGGGGTGAATGGGGGGGGTGTCACAGGATGGGATATCCTGTCCATGGGGGagtgtggggctgtgtggggcagcctgggcatgGATGGGGCATCCCAGGGTTGTATAGGGGGTATATGGACCATTCTGGGGGGTGTATGAGGTGGGTAtggggtgtcctgggggtgTATAGGGAATATAGGGGGCTACAAGGGGGTCCTGGGGCTAAATGTGAAGCCCCTCATAGGCCCCCTGGAACACCCCATGTCCCCATTGCGGGGTCAGGGGGGGCACAGTGTCCCCGTTGTAGGGTCGGGGGGGCACAGTGTCCCCAGTGTGGGGTCAGGGGGGCACAGTGTCCCCGTTGTAGGGTCAGGGGGGCACAGTGTCCCCGTTGTGGGGTCAGGGGGCACAGTGTCCCAAGGGTGGGGTCAGGGGGGACACAATGTCCCCGTTGTAGGGTCGGGGGGGCACACAGTGTCCCCGTTGTAGGGTCGGGGGGGCACACAGTGTCCCCGTTGTAGGGTCGGGGGGGCACAGTGTCCCCGTTGTAGGGTCAGGGGGGCACAGTGTCCCCGTTGTGGGGTCAGAAGGGACACAATGTCCCTGTTGTGGGGTCAGGGGGGCACAGTGTCCCCGTTGTGGGGTCAGGAGGGACACAATGTCCCCGTTGTGGGGTCGGGGGGGGCACAGTGTCCTCATTGCGGGGTCAGGGGGCACACAGTGtcccccccggtgtcccccaACGCCGTGTCCCCGCAGAGGAGGCTCGGCAGAGCGCGGCCGGGGGGCTGGTGCTCCGGACTGTCCTGGTGCGGATGGGTGgcctcttcatcctcctcctcaccGTGGGCCGCTGGAGTGACATCCTGCACGTGTTCCTGTCGCTGCTGGGCGAGCTCTGGTGCCTGTTCCACTCCAGGGTTCTGCTGCAGTCCTGCCGGAGGCAGGTGAGACGGGCGGTCACCTCCCCGAGGCCAccgggaggggctgggggcggCCCCGAGGCCAccgggaggggctgggggcggCCCCGAGGCCAccgggaggggctgggggcggCCCCGAGGCCACCGGGAGGGgcctttctgcttctcctcttctttgtcCCGCAGGATTCCGCCTCGCAGCCTCCCTTGAAGAGCCAACCGGGATCTGGATCGAGGGACACATCGGGATGAGCCGCGGGGTGTGACCACATAGCACAGACTCAGGGTGGCTTTGCCCACTCCCCGAAACGTGggcacccccaaaccctccccaCGGGGACCGAGGGAAAAGGGCTCCCGGGAGGTGCCCGACCCCATCCCGTGGGATGGAGGAGCTCGGCAGGAAGACTCTGTGGCCCCCGGTTTTTGGGGACCCGGGgggtggcagcactgctggggtttgCCCTCGGTCCCACCGGGACTGTGGGATGCTGATGGATGTCCCGTCCCCACTGTCTGCAGGGCCACACTGTCACAGCGCAGGGGCCTCCAGGGGGGTTACAAAGCttggaaaataaagtttttttccagcaaaatcCATGGGCAGAGCGAGGTGGGGTCCTGTTCTGCCAGAGATGGGTTTGGGGACAGCCCCAGTGCAGCTTTTTGAAGGAGGTGGGGAGTGCAATTCCTACCTGGAAAGGGAATCTGAGGCACAGAGTGGGGGATGCCCctcatgcctcagtttccccaccaTGGCTGTGCCGTGCCGGGGGGCAACAGGCCCTGGGAAAGTGGGGTGcagtttggggagggggagctctgcctgcctgggcaTAGATCCCAAAGGAGGGGGGGAGCAGAAGGGGGTCTGGGGGCTTTGGGGGCACCCTGGGGCTGGGTGGGGGGAtggggggcacctggggctgTATAGGGGCATGTGGGGCATCCTGGGGGTACAAGAAGCAGTATGGGGCATTtgggggggcggggggcgcggaGTGTGGGGGCCACTGGGGTTACCTGGGGGTGTACAGGGATGTAGGGGGTATTTTGGGGTATCTGGGGACACCCAGGGGCACCTGGGGCTGTTGTGGGGCACACAAGCACTCTGGGGGTGTAGGGGGGGTACATGGGGCACTCTGGGGGTGTATGGGGGGTACATGGGGCACTCCGGGGTGTTGGGTGtcctgagggtgctgggggcAATCGAGGGGGGTCCATGGGACAACCTTggggggtgggaaggggtgtcatcccagagcacagaggggCACTCGAGGGGCCACGGGCAGCCAGACGGCACCGTGGGGACATGTGGGGCACCCTGAGGTCCCATGGAGCACTTTGGGGTGCAAGGAGCAGTCGGGGGGTGCATATGGCACCCTAAGGACCTGTGGGGCCCCCCAGGGTGCATCGGGCACCCCAAGGACATGTGCCCCCCGCCCTCCCGCGCccggggctgtggggcaggcagggggaggaggaagagaggaggaggaggagggaggaaggggcgGTGATGCCGGGCGGCTCTGCCTCCGCTgcccccgccgcgcccgccgaGCGCACGGAGGGACCCGCACCGGCTCCCCAGGTacgggacggggacggggacagggcCACCCccggggggctgcagggccacCTTCGGGCAGGCGACACCCCCCGGGCAGGGAACCTCCCCCCGCAAGGTACGACCCTCCCAGGTGGGGAACTGGGGCCACCCCCAGGTAGGGGCCACCCCAGGTGTGGGATTGGGAACCCCCTCAGGAGGGGCGAGGGGACACCCCAGTATGGGACACGGGACCCCCCCAGGTGATGGGATAAGGGCCGCAGAGCCGTCCTGGGATGGGACAAACGGACCAAGAGCCACCCCCGAGGAGGGGATTGGGGACAGTCCCAGGGAGAGGACGGGGGGCCACTGCCCCCAGGGGACAGGGCACCCCCAGGGAGGGGACCGGGGCTGTGGGGTTGCACGGTGGAAGACAGGAGGTTGTGGGGGCTGCAAGGCCACCCCCCAGGTGAGGGACAAGGACACAGTGGGGCCACTCCGGGGGGAGACAAGGGGACACCAAGCATTGTGTCCCCCCCACCCCGTCCCTTTTTCCTTGGGCATCCTCAGAGCGCCTCTAAGAgctccctgggacagggcacGGAGTTGGGGCACAGCTGTACAGGGCTGTGTCCCATCCCAATTTTGGGGGCTTGGGGATGCCCCAGAAGTGGCCCCTCATCGGTCCCACCTGAGCCGCCCAGGAGACTTTAGGGCAGCCGGGGGGTCCTTCCTACTGTGGCCTCAGCCCCTCCAAGCCAGGATGGAGCTCCGTGGGGAGGGGTGGGAACCCCATAAAGAGGAGGGCAGGACGCCCATGGCTGCACCCCTGGAGCCTCGGCCACCCCGACGGCCCCGTTTGGGGGGCACCCGGGGGGTGCTGC from Pithys albifrons albifrons isolate INPA30051 chromosome 22, PitAlb_v1, whole genome shotgun sequence carries:
- the TMEM82 gene encoding transmembrane protein 82, coding for MFSLGSWLPALPGLSWGWALLDALLQGLVGACAVSVLCSLLKVYLYIQCLSPERQAEKEALGAQRALLEPLHVLVLTGILALVGARVAALVVLEFSLRAVSSILSLGKGTHSTQLYLLCQFSLGCGMSCALTFLLEGAPHRSSNLALAAGLAALLALQCRRLARHVCALYHLHSEGQYCGICILLLAAGHRIPALLRRALAVAFAVADLAAVELINRDFLSAAEALRFWTPLTICYALLVVYMQEEARQSAAGGLVLRTVLVRMGGLFILLLTVGRWSDILHVFLSLLGELWCLFHSRVLLQSCRRQDSASQPPLKSQPGSGSRDTSG